In the Bacillaceae bacterium S4-13-56 genome, one interval contains:
- a CDS encoding NADPH-dependent FMN reductase — protein MKLVGLSGAIMGSKTAILVDEVIKRSEKLGADIEVELIDMKDYKVEIIDGRPSDQYNDDTKTIIKKIVDADFFVVGAPIYQASIPGVLKNLFDHLPMSVFESKVVAMVTNGGTERHALVAENQLKPILSFFKAIVCPTSVFVTSGAFNDKNEIVDENVSERLDRLAEELVFLQTKLSN, from the coding sequence TTGAAGTTAGTTGGATTATCTGGCGCGATTATGGGGTCCAAAACCGCTATATTAGTGGATGAGGTCATAAAACGTTCTGAAAAATTAGGAGCAGATATAGAAGTTGAGCTAATCGACATGAAGGATTATAAAGTAGAGATCATCGATGGAAGACCATCTGATCAATATAATGATGATACAAAAACAATTATAAAAAAAATTGTTGATGCCGACTTTTTTGTGGTTGGTGCACCGATTTATCAGGCATCAATTCCTGGAGTACTGAAAAATTTGTTTGATCATTTGCCTATGAGTGTCTTTGAATCCAAGGTTGTCGCGATGGTGACAAATGGCGGAACAGAACGGCACGCTTTAGTGGCCGAAAATCAATTAAAGCCTATTTTGTCTTTCTTTAAAGCGATTGTCTGTCCAACAAGTGTTTTTGTGACAAGTGGAGCTTTTAATGATAAGAATGAAATTGTTGATGAAAATGTAAGTGAAAGGCTAGATCGGTTAGCAGAAGAATTAGTTTTTCTGCAAACAAAATTAAGTAATTAA
- a CDS encoding aldo/keto reductase, with amino-acid sequence MKYRKLGELEISELSFGTWGIGGDWGKSNDQEAIDGLSRAMEAGVNFFDTADVYGSGHSEELLAKATKGKEDDIYIATKFCRAGDIFDPKNYSEEQVRSYLEGSLKRLQRERVDLYQIHCPPFEILKDGRVFEVLDKLQQEGKIRYYGVSVETVEEGLFCLENPNVKALQVIFNIFRQKPLEKLFPLAKENGVGILARVPLASGLLTGKFSGDTRFEENDHRNFNRDGQAFNVGETFAGVEFSKGVELSDKLSWISHDRGNMTRAALRWILDHDSVTSVIPGFKNVKQVEDNLKSLDVPPFSEEEMKKLKDFYLTEVHQHIRGAY; translated from the coding sequence ATGAAATACCGAAAACTAGGAGAACTAGAAATAAGTGAGCTTAGCTTTGGTACTTGGGGAATTGGTGGTGACTGGGGAAAATCAAATGATCAAGAAGCCATAGATGGGCTTTCTCGTGCCATGGAAGCGGGAGTAAACTTCTTTGATACAGCTGATGTTTATGGAAGTGGCCATAGTGAGGAACTTTTAGCTAAAGCGACAAAGGGAAAAGAAGATGACATTTATATTGCCACAAAGTTTTGCCGTGCAGGGGACATTTTTGACCCAAAAAACTATTCTGAAGAACAGGTGAGAAGCTATTTAGAGGGAAGTCTTAAACGTTTACAAAGGGAACGGGTTGATTTATATCAAATCCATTGTCCACCTTTTGAAATCTTGAAAGATGGAAGGGTTTTCGAAGTTCTTGATAAGCTTCAGCAGGAAGGGAAAATTCGATACTATGGAGTAAGTGTGGAAACGGTAGAAGAAGGATTATTCTGTTTAGAAAATCCAAATGTAAAAGCTCTTCAAGTCATTTTTAATATCTTTAGACAGAAACCGTTAGAAAAACTTTTTCCTTTAGCAAAAGAAAATGGGGTTGGGATTTTGGCTCGTGTTCCCCTTGCTAGTGGTTTATTAACAGGTAAGTTTTCTGGAGATACTCGTTTTGAAGAAAATGACCACCGAAATTTTAACCGAGATGGACAAGCCTTTAATGTCGGCGAGACGTTCGCAGGTGTTGAATTTTCAAAAGGGGTGGAATTAAGTGATAAATTATCCTGGATTAGTCATGATCGAGGAAACATGACAAGGGCGGCCTTACGCTGGATTCTGGATCATGATTCCGTTACAAGCGTTATACCAGGATTTAAAAATGTAAAACAAGTGGAGGATAATTTAAAGTCACTGGATGTTCCTCCATTTTCAGAAGAAGAAATGAAAAAGCTTAAAGATTTCTATCTAACGGAAGTACATCAACATATAAGAGGAGCTTATTAA
- a CDS encoding DUF1292 domain-containing protein, with translation MQEEVVEYIIIEDEEGNEEEYEVDAIIEMNGNSYILFSEADDLEIRKLVDDDGYQMLEQVSDSEIDQIMSAYEEALKEEK, from the coding sequence ATGCAAGAAGAAGTAGTAGAGTATATCATTATAGAGGATGAAGAAGGAAATGAAGAGGAGTATGAGGTTGACGCTATTATCGAAATGAATGGAAATTCATATATCTTATTTTCTGAAGCGGATGATCTTGAGATCAGGAAGCTTGTAGATGATGATGGATACCAAATGCTTGAACAAGTTTCGGATAGTGAGATTGATCAAATTATGAGTGCTTATGAAGAGGCATTAAAAGAAGAAAAGTAA